Genomic DNA from Plasmodium yoelii strain 17X genome assembly, chromosome: 3:
gttttttataaattaatgcaaattataattttccttttaataacaaaatatagtattataaagttaaaaaaaatacaaataaaatatgaagtaaatatgaaataaaatatgaaataaaataatgaaacataAAGTTGCAAATTCaagaatatataatgtaattaatttgttttttaattataatattcttaaTGGGTGgatgttaattttttatggGGGAAAATTATGTTTATGATTGATTGTTGATTGTTTATGGTTCTGGGATATTgtaattacattttttataatttgaacactaattaattatatgtttcattccgtatgtttaataatGAGATGATGTCCATGTTTGTAAACAAAAAAGGGtgaaattattaaatgaaaGGAATATGACAAATAAAAGATCTTCATAAGTTATAGCAGTTCTATTTGTagtattcaaaaaattaatacatatagatacattctaatattaaaagagataaacaaataacagacaagaaaaaaacaatcataaaacaaaaaaatatgttatgatggtaatttaaataaataccattcatgaaaataaatcgttttattatcaaaaattCTCTAATATTACGGtggtgaaaaatatatgattattTATAAGGGAAAAAGTAGTATAAAGGTTTtccaataatatttttttgttaaatggAACCATGTTCACCAAcctaagaaaaaaaacataaatgggtgaatatataaaatgtttaaatttgttgcaaattataaatatttacactTATTTAAAacgatatttttttaacaattgttgaaataaattattattaaaatctGTATACCGCTTATAGATTCGAAATAGGTGACATAAATACGGtccgtttttttttcaataatgtGTCCACTTAAGTTaacaaaaattttttttaattttccatttCTAATATCATCTTCAGAATCAATGTTAGCTTCGAATaaatttgcattttttactattatgttttcaaaatttcttttatttttacagttgttatcatttatatttgctgAGCTCATGacaattataattttgttttctgatatctacaaaattaataaaagtgtATTTGAATAATATGAGAATTTCGATTTACAACGAAATAGAAGAGGAAAGCTTTCCTTACTTTAAATTTTGCAGCTatagcataaaaatatttctcaCGAGACCATGGCCATGTTTTGGAACGTTGttgtattattactaaatttGGATTGTATACACGGACAATTTTTCctaaaagtatattataaaattgcatagatataattaaaatatgatgagTTTGAATATGTGGGAAAgaataaatagtaacaataatatgttaatttgggtaattatttatgttttgtatACTTTTAACATTATCATCATTGAACAAATTGGCATGATCGGGATTCCAAtacttgtttattattttattatactaatggaaataaagagaaatatatatattataatcattttttaatttcaatttggtttataaattttaatgttGTTCGTTAATTGATACCTTATTCGGATTATCAactatatattgttttttttcaacatttgtattatattgatattttatatcatcaAAAAGCATATAGtcagtataatatatattatataatccATAATCAACTGTATTTGTAACATGATATTCTAATTGTCTTAAAGCTTCTTTCATAACTTTGCATGCATTTTTAGTTTCTTTGATATCGGTATATAATAGGTgcttgtttttttcatatatttcttgTGTATTATCATAGCTAAAAaagaacatatttttaatgcgTCCAAAAATAAAGGTATTGTATTTTTGCAAAGACGTacacatttaatattttcataatgaaatatgtaatatatatattgtagtATTTTCTTACGTATAacgttttttatttttttttgatttgtgTTTTGTATCTTTTTTTGGAGAAAGCTCGGTTGCAAgggttttattattcatatataggGGTATGATTAAAAGAAAGAAaacaatttgaatataaaacttaTTCATTTGGGAACTTTACAAACAaactattaaaatatatattagtatttttttaattaaaaattaactCAAAAcagaacaaatataattaaaattgaaggaaataattttctcaaataaagcataaaaaacaaatatttattttaaaaaatacaaattattatttaaaagtcAAATTTGTATGCTTTTATCAGATTTATAagtctaatatattttttatttaaataattcaaccACAAAACGACATCAATAAAAGAATctttcataaataatgaatatgaaaaataaataactttaattatataattgatatttttaaatatagcaTTGTGAATAcacatattttatgattgATCAAACTGAATTTAAAATTACAAAACAGCTCATTACGTATGGAATCACATATTGCTTAcactaataaataaaaaagcatagtaatattaatattatattaaaataattaatttaatctGAGGAATGcagttaattttatatattactaaTGCTActataataacattttttaccTCATCATAATAATAGTGTGATAATTATACATTTGTGATTTTGTATCACTTTTAGTACAAGTTTTACTAAACATTTTTCTAGcaaaattgttaattttataaaaattatttattggtaGCAATATTGACGGCtatgttttttataaattaatgcaaattataattttccttttaataacaaaatatagtattataaagttaaaaaaaatacaaataaaatatgaagtaaaatatgaaataaaacgtgaaataaaatatgaaaaaaaataatgaaacataAGGTTGTAAAgtcaagaaatatataatgtaattaatttgttttttaattataatattcttaaTGTCGAGGTGTTCATGTATTATGGGT
This window encodes:
- a CDS encoding fam-a protein — its product is MNKFYIQIVFFLLIIPLYMNNKTLATELSPKKDTKHKSKKNKKRYTYDNTQEIYEKNKHLLYTDIKETKNACKVMKEALRQLEYHVTNTVDYGLYNIYYTDYMLFDDIKYQYNTNVEKKQYIVDNPNKYNKIINKYWNPDHANLFNDDNVKRKIVRVYNPNLVIIQQRSKTWPWSREKYFYAIAAKFKISENKIIIVMSSANINDNNCKNKRNFENIIVKNANLFEANIDSEDDIRNGKLKKIFVNLSGHIIEKKTDRIYVTYFESISGW